The following are from one region of the Halorussus rarus genome:
- a CDS encoding DUF7552 domain-containing protein yields MPDRLEPLRSRIDELTDPDGDFAVVCPLSDKRPVPVRGASFPSADAAETAVGLVREYREVLREVDPHLEAIPIVASEVGADPLTLDGASECLGRSSGSVTVSGEGDGEWLRMDDAPVVHVRRDGELLDDDAVTRQLRAKLKR; encoded by the coding sequence ATGCCGGACCGCCTTGAACCCCTCCGCAGCCGGATCGACGAGCTGACCGACCCCGACGGCGACTTCGCGGTCGTCTGTCCGCTCTCGGACAAGCGCCCCGTGCCCGTCCGCGGCGCCTCGTTCCCCTCCGCCGACGCGGCCGAGACCGCTGTCGGACTCGTCCGCGAGTACCGCGAGGTGCTGCGCGAGGTCGACCCGCACCTCGAGGCCATCCCCATCGTCGCGTCCGAGGTCGGCGCCGACCCGCTGACTCTCGACGGCGCGTCCGAATGTCTCGGCAGATCCTCGGGATCGGTGACCGTCTCGGGCGAGGGCGACGGCGAGTGGCTCCGGATGGACGACGCGCCGGTGGTCCACGTCCGTCGGGACGGCGAACTCCTCGACGACGACGCCGTCACCCGGCAGCTCCGCGCGAAGCTGAAACGCTGA
- a CDS encoding nitroreductase family deazaflavin-dependent oxidoreductase has translation MAGETEARDRQARDRVRDVNKRYLNPAAMRLAGRRGMPYGIVRHVGRRSGERYDTPVLVGTRGDRFVVPLPYGTDTDWYRNVRAADECVVIYGGHAYRAESPRLAAPAAVSGVFPAWQRRLIERAGADQYLRMDRAEELPAEYRGATERHPAGPAVAGLAGAALAAWVLWRVARNRGR, from the coding sequence ATGGCGGGAGAGACCGAAGCACGCGACCGACAGGCCCGGGACCGCGTCCGCGACGTCAACAAGCGATATCTGAACCCTGCGGCGATGCGACTCGCCGGCCGGCGCGGGATGCCGTACGGCATCGTCCGCCACGTCGGCCGGCGGTCGGGGGAGCGCTACGACACGCCCGTGCTGGTGGGGACCCGCGGCGACCGGTTCGTCGTCCCCCTGCCGTACGGGACCGACACGGACTGGTACCGGAACGTCCGGGCGGCCGACGAGTGCGTCGTAATCTACGGCGGGCACGCCTACCGCGCGGAATCGCCCCGACTCGCGGCTCCGGCCGCCGTCTCGGGGGTGTTCCCTGCGTGGCAACGGCGGCTCATCGAGCGCGCCGGCGCCGACCAGTACCTCCGGATGGACCGCGCCGAGGAGCTCCCGGCGGAGTACCGCGGCGCGACCGAGCGACATCCGGCCGGGCCCGCGGTGGCCGGCCTCGCGGGCGCGGCGCTGGCGGCGTGGGTGCTGTGGCGGGTCGCGAGGAACCGCGGGCGATAG
- a CDS encoding DCC1-like thiol-disulfide oxidoreductase family protein — MSDYHGVLVYDGECPFCSAAATALRRVEGVGAIEWADDPAQAFLEAQFGEAPFALAFADEREQRVYVGREAARELCDRAGMPVLVRDIVGDNYESIADAVRTVTGVEDDPDPYHGEYPMADAAAEAFDALAANAWHTAKVSR, encoded by the coding sequence ATGAGCGACTACCACGGCGTGCTCGTGTACGACGGGGAGTGCCCGTTCTGCTCGGCGGCCGCCACCGCGCTCCGGCGCGTCGAGGGCGTCGGCGCCATCGAGTGGGCGGACGACCCGGCCCAGGCGTTCCTCGAGGCCCAGTTCGGCGAGGCGCCGTTCGCGCTGGCGTTCGCCGACGAGCGCGAGCAGCGCGTCTACGTCGGCCGGGAGGCGGCCCGCGAACTCTGCGACCGCGCCGGGATGCCGGTGCTGGTCCGGGACATCGTCGGCGACAACTACGAGTCGATAGCCGACGCCGTCCGCACCGTGACCGGCGTCGAGGACGACCCCGACCCGTACCACGGCGAGTACCCCATGGCCGACGCCGCCGCCGAGGCGTTCGACGCGCTGGCCGCGAACGCCTGGCACACCGCGAAGGTCAGCCGGTAG
- a CDS encoding DUF7544 domain-containing protein: MSWLAVAALDDALDATKELLLPVDARQWLTLAVVVFFLGTGGGGGGSASAGSSTSASSGGSGDLPVPPGVEPDLPFTFQEVLPVLAVAVALALVVGLLYALVGSTMEFVFVESLRRRRVGIRRYASQHFGRAVRLFAFRALLGLVVAVPALGLVLGAVSLATAGQGVGDGLVLLLVPLLVVAGVLVALVDGFTVNFVVPVMVLRNVGVVEGWRQFRPALTDHLDEFGVYLLVRIGLSFLAGALASMAGAVVGVLLAVPLAILGLVSVPLLGGPEAVLANPAALAVGVGALLVYVALVTAAIAVAFVPVQTFLRYHSLFVLGDVEPDLDLIPELRRDVREGGSSGTSRFR, translated from the coding sequence ATGTCGTGGCTCGCGGTGGCGGCGCTGGACGACGCGCTCGATGCGACGAAGGAGCTGTTGTTACCGGTGGACGCCCGCCAGTGGCTCACGCTCGCGGTCGTCGTCTTCTTCCTGGGCACCGGTGGCGGCGGCGGGGGCTCGGCGTCGGCCGGGAGTTCGACCAGCGCGTCGTCGGGCGGGAGCGGCGACCTGCCCGTCCCGCCCGGTGTCGAGCCGGACCTGCCGTTCACCTTCCAGGAGGTGCTGCCCGTGCTCGCGGTCGCCGTCGCGCTCGCGCTGGTCGTGGGCCTGCTGTACGCGCTGGTCGGGTCGACGATGGAGTTCGTGTTCGTGGAGTCGCTCCGCCGCCGGCGCGTCGGCATCCGCCGGTACGCCAGCCAGCACTTCGGGCGGGCCGTGCGGCTGTTCGCGTTCCGGGCCCTGCTGGGGCTGGTCGTCGCGGTGCCCGCGCTCGGACTGGTGCTCGGCGCGGTGTCGCTCGCGACCGCCGGCCAGGGGGTCGGCGACGGCCTGGTCCTGCTACTGGTACCCCTGCTGGTCGTCGCGGGCGTCCTCGTCGCCTTGGTCGACGGGTTCACGGTCAACTTCGTCGTCCCGGTGATGGTCCTCCGGAACGTCGGCGTCGTCGAGGGGTGGCGGCAGTTCCGGCCCGCGCTGACCGACCACCTCGACGAGTTCGGCGTCTACCTCCTCGTCCGGATCGGCCTCTCGTTCCTCGCGGGCGCGCTGGCCTCGATGGCCGGCGCCGTCGTCGGCGTGCTGCTCGCGGTGCCGCTCGCGATACTGGGACTCGTGTCGGTCCCCCTGCTCGGCGGTCCGGAGGCGGTCCTGGCGAACCCGGCCGCGCTGGCGGTCGGCGTCGGCGCCCTGCTCGTCTACGTCGCGCTCGTGACCGCCGCCATCGCGGTGGCGTTCGTGCCGGTCCAGACGTTCCTCCGGTACCACTCGCTGTTCGTCCTCGGCGACGTCGAGCCGGACCTCGACCTGATTCCCGAGCTCCGGCGAGACGTGCGCGAGGGCGGGAGCTCGGGGACCAGTCGGTTCCGGTAG
- a CDS encoding thioredoxin family protein: MDEEFESVREKKKRELMREQGLGAPPAPVYVDGSTNFEQTVAAHEVVLVHYYADRGAGQRLHPVVESVARETFAAVAKVNVVHHQKLALEQGVEGTPTFDVYADGERAERLEGAVEKAELVALLDEYTPF; this comes from the coding sequence ATGGACGAGGAGTTCGAATCGGTCCGGGAGAAGAAGAAGCGCGAGCTCATGCGGGAGCAGGGCCTCGGCGCGCCCCCGGCGCCGGTCTACGTCGACGGCTCGACGAACTTCGAGCAGACCGTGGCGGCCCACGAGGTCGTGCTGGTCCACTACTACGCCGACCGCGGGGCCGGCCAGCGCCTCCACCCGGTCGTGGAGTCGGTCGCGCGCGAGACGTTCGCCGCGGTGGCGAAGGTGAACGTCGTCCACCACCAGAAGCTGGCGCTGGAGCAGGGGGTCGAGGGAACGCCGACGTTCGACGTGTACGCCGACGGCGAGCGCGCCGAGCGCCTCGAAGGCGCGGTCGAGAAGGCCGAGCTGGTCGCGCTGCTCGACGAGTACACGCCGTTCTGA
- a CDS encoding DEAD/DEAH box helicase, which yields MDETIDWLRGRPYYDGQVEARRTLPGRNGDFRDIDLEPRLEGALESRGIDALYRHQAEAVEAVREGRNAVLATPTASGKSLAYTVPAFERAMDHGGRTLYVAPQNALINDQEETLSELERDLGFGSRVSVAQYTGRLDKGEKRAVRDRQPTVVLTNPDMLHYALLPHAHRLWDWFFGGLETVVLDEVHEYRGVFGSHVALVLRRLRRVCDRFDADPQFVCCSATIGNPVEHAATVTGTAESSYELIDEDVSDTGPTHWLLWNPPEYENPQAGTSGRRKSNHAETKRLFADLVSKDHQTLTFTRARQAAEQWAMESASALRERGRGDLAPDVTAYQAALGNDRRKEIEEGLNDGEVRGVWSTNALELGVDIGGLDAVLLDGYPGTRMAAFQQAGRAGRGDDPSLVALVAGEDQLDQYLMANPGDLFEGNPERAVVNPANDQLLPDHVLSAARETWLSPDDEEYFGATFPDLVANLEERGLLERRTTSGGVRWTYDGDGSPQHEMSLRSIDDREVNLVDRRSGRAASSPPSQSSGGRSNGETIASLPFEDALTDAHPGAIYHHQGQSYEVVDLDLGKEVAELSPTWADYHTRVLHEKQITVEEDLREKRLSTRDDVPVRFADVTMRKQITGFERRDRSGETLARESLDLPELSLRTKALYFTVPGDVESAMREAGDFDGGIHAAEHGMISLFPLELLCDRGDIGGLSTPLHPHTGRSTIFIYDGYPGGVGLVREGYETVEALMANTAEMIAACDCESTGGCPACVQSPHCGNANDPLDKEQAQFLLEELTGTDGDSSASRDRAKHRQD from the coding sequence GTGGACGAGACTATCGACTGGCTCCGGGGTCGGCCCTACTACGACGGGCAGGTCGAGGCCCGCCGGACGCTGCCCGGCCGGAACGGCGACTTCCGCGATATCGACCTCGAGCCGCGACTGGAGGGCGCGCTCGAATCGCGGGGCATCGACGCGCTCTACCGCCACCAGGCCGAGGCGGTCGAGGCGGTCCGCGAGGGGCGGAACGCCGTCCTCGCCACGCCGACCGCGAGCGGGAAGAGCCTCGCGTACACGGTGCCGGCGTTCGAGCGTGCGATGGACCACGGCGGCCGGACCCTCTACGTCGCGCCCCAGAACGCGCTCATCAACGACCAGGAGGAGACGCTCTCGGAACTCGAACGCGACCTGGGATTCGGGAGTCGGGTCTCGGTCGCCCAGTACACGGGACGACTCGACAAGGGCGAGAAGCGGGCCGTCAGGGACCGTCAGCCGACGGTGGTCCTGACGAATCCCGACATGCTCCACTACGCGCTGTTGCCCCACGCCCACCGGCTCTGGGACTGGTTCTTCGGCGGGCTCGAGACGGTCGTGCTCGACGAGGTTCACGAGTACCGGGGGGTGTTCGGCAGTCACGTCGCGCTGGTACTCCGACGACTCCGACGGGTCTGCGACCGATTCGACGCCGACCCCCAGTTCGTCTGCTGCTCGGCGACCATCGGCAACCCCGTCGAGCACGCCGCGACCGTGACCGGAACCGCCGAATCGAGCTACGAACTGATCGACGAGGACGTGAGCGACACCGGTCCGACTCACTGGCTGCTCTGGAACCCGCCGGAGTACGAGAATCCGCAGGCGGGCACCTCGGGTCGCCGGAAGTCGAACCACGCCGAGACCAAGCGCCTGTTCGCCGACCTCGTCTCGAAGGACCACCAGACGCTGACGTTCACCCGGGCCCGGCAGGCCGCCGAGCAGTGGGCGATGGAGAGCGCCAGCGCGCTCCGCGAGCGCGGCCGGGGCGACCTCGCGCCCGACGTGACCGCGTACCAGGCCGCGCTCGGCAACGACCGGCGCAAGGAGATCGAGGAGGGACTCAACGACGGCGAGGTCCGGGGCGTCTGGAGCACCAACGCGCTCGAGCTCGGCGTCGACATCGGCGGCCTCGACGCCGTGTTGCTCGACGGCTACCCAGGCACGCGGATGGCGGCGTTCCAGCAGGCCGGCCGCGCGGGCCGGGGCGACGATCCGAGCCTCGTCGCGCTCGTGGCCGGTGAAGACCAGCTCGACCAGTATTTGATGGCCAACCCCGGGGACCTCTTCGAAGGCAACCCCGAGCGCGCGGTCGTCAACCCGGCGAACGACCAGCTGCTGCCGGACCACGTGCTGTCGGCCGCCCGCGAGACGTGGCTCTCGCCCGACGACGAGGAGTACTTCGGGGCGACGTTTCCGGATCTGGTCGCCAACCTCGAAGAACGGGGACTGCTGGAGCGCCGGACCACCTCCGGGGGAGTCCGCTGGACCTACGACGGTGACGGGAGTCCCCAGCACGAGATGAGCCTGCGGTCCATCGACGACCGCGAGGTGAACCTGGTCGACCGCCGAAGCGGCAGAGCCGCTTCGAGCCCACCTTCACAGAGTTCAGGCGGACGCTCCAACGGCGAGACCATCGCCAGCCTCCCCTTCGAGGACGCGCTGACCGACGCCCACCCGGGCGCCATCTACCACCACCAGGGCCAGTCCTACGAGGTGGTCGACCTCGACCTCGGCAAGGAGGTGGCCGAACTCTCGCCGACGTGGGCCGACTACCACACCAGGGTGCTCCACGAGAAGCAGATCACCGTGGAGGAGGACCTCCGGGAGAAGCGGCTCTCGACCCGCGATGACGTGCCGGTCCGGTTCGCCGACGTGACGATGCGCAAGCAGATCACCGGCTTCGAGCGCCGCGACCGGTCGGGCGAGACGCTGGCCCGCGAGTCACTGGACCTCCCGGAGCTGTCGCTCCGGACGAAGGCGCTGTACTTCACGGTGCCCGGTGACGTCGAGAGCGCGATGCGCGAGGCCGGGGACTTCGACGGCGGCATCCACGCCGCCGAGCACGGGATGATCTCGCTGTTCCCGCTCGAACTGCTCTGCGACCGCGGCGACATCGGCGGCCTGTCGACGCCGCTGCACCCCCACACGGGACGGAGCACGATCTTCATCTACGACGGCTACCCCGGCGGCGTCGGCCTGGTCCGGGAGGGCTACGAGACGGTCGAGGCCCTGATGGCCAACACGGCCGAGATGATCGCGGCCTGCGACTGCGAGTCGACCGGCGGCTGTCCGGCCTGCGTCCAGTCGCCGCACTGCGGGAACGCCAACGATCCGCTGGACAAGGAGCAGGCGCAGTTCCTGCTGGAGGAACTGACCGGAACTGACGGCGATTCGAGCGCCAGCAGGGACCGAGCGAAGCACCGTCAGGACTGA
- a CDS encoding DUF7260 family protein, with product MTVDVPAAAEGVVDLRTPEAVERAAAERDRIEEKVEAFDAFGDRVAGVSAEAGRQAGTANTAAARATETAVVASGTPARSAGAAESVREAFRETVVPYAEPESLQQAMADELSPELTTALSPAAGGLTPGLKSQLVSRAEQRRRECRLLADAIESERERLAELGDELERIVDEVVGADETPLLQLGFEELRERHDRLAELRATCDRLAADRQAAIRGARHDGLTGIRQSELLDHLYVDLPDDHPGLADLARLDAVLADCQRAVRDHLCSRV from the coding sequence ATGACCGTCGACGTCCCGGCGGCCGCCGAGGGGGTGGTCGACCTGCGGACGCCCGAGGCGGTCGAGCGGGCGGCGGCCGAGCGCGACCGGATCGAGGAGAAGGTCGAGGCCTTCGACGCGTTCGGCGACCGGGTGGCCGGCGTGTCCGCCGAGGCCGGCCGGCAGGCCGGGACCGCGAACACGGCGGCCGCGAGGGCGACCGAGACCGCCGTCGTCGCGTCCGGGACGCCGGCGCGGTCGGCCGGCGCCGCCGAGAGCGTCCGCGAGGCGTTCCGCGAGACGGTGGTGCCCTACGCCGAACCCGAGTCGCTCCAGCAGGCGATGGCCGACGAGCTGTCGCCGGAGCTGACGACCGCGCTCTCGCCGGCGGCGGGCGGGCTCACGCCGGGGCTGAAGTCCCAGCTGGTCTCGCGGGCCGAGCAGCGGCGCCGGGAGTGCCGGCTGCTCGCGGACGCCATCGAGTCCGAGCGCGAGCGGCTGGCCGAACTGGGCGACGAGCTCGAGCGGATCGTCGACGAAGTAGTCGGCGCCGACGAGACGCCGCTGCTCCAGCTGGGCTTCGAGGAGCTGCGCGAGCGCCACGACCGGCTCGCCGAACTCCGGGCGACGTGCGACCGGCTCGCGGCCGACCGCCAGGCCGCGATCCGCGGCGCGCGCCACGACGGGTTGACCGGAATCCGCCAGTCGGAGCTGCTCGATCACCTCTACGTCGACCTCCCGGACGACCACCCGGGGCTGGCGGACCTCGCCCGGCTCGACGCGGTCCTCGCCGACTGCCAGCGCGCGGTCCGCGACCACCTCTGCTCGCGGGTCTGA
- a CDS encoding DUF7552 domain-containing protein has translation MVDALETIRRNIGELADDDGDFYVACAETDECPAPLTGRRFPTEDAAREAAALARTYRETLRESDPSLPEYCLSVYERSGDPLTLVSTRERAAGQRANGLPRTSRSVTLSGAGEREWLRMDNAPLVHVRRNGEPLPDDAVERQLDSKL, from the coding sequence ATGGTCGACGCCCTCGAAACCATCCGCCGGAACATCGGCGAGCTAGCCGACGACGACGGCGACTTCTACGTCGCGTGCGCCGAGACCGACGAGTGCCCTGCGCCGCTGACCGGCAGGCGGTTCCCGACCGAGGACGCCGCGCGCGAGGCCGCCGCCCTCGCCCGGACCTACCGCGAGACGCTCCGGGAATCGGACCCCTCCCTCCCCGAGTACTGCCTCTCGGTGTACGAGCGCTCGGGCGACCCGCTCACCCTGGTCTCGACCCGGGAGCGGGCGGCGGGCCAGCGCGCGAACGGGCTGCCCCGGACCTCCCGGTCGGTGACCCTCTCGGGCGCCGGCGAGCGCGAGTGGCTCCGGATGGACAACGCCCCGCTGGTCCACGTCCGCCGGAACGGCGAACCGCTCCCGGACGACGCGGTCGAGCGCCAGCTCGACTCGAAGCTATGA
- a CDS encoding cytochrome P450, whose amino-acid sequence MTQRARGRAPPGPDGLPFIGSLPAFARDQFGFERRMHREYGDVVRWKFPGGWTYHLSNPDHIEHVLVRNNQNYVKGEAFQETLGPVLGNGLLNSEGEFWRRQRHLVEPSFHPDRIATYAEMMVDATERTTETWRDAETRDVHSEMTALTLEIVGRTLFGVDLSDESERVGAALEVVMAASEFSMTDLLPEQVPTPQRRRFEKAVETLDRVVARIVAERRRNPTDEDVVSMLLSARDESGEAMSDRQVRDEVMTLLLAGHETTALALTFTFFLLAQHGGVERKLVAELDEELGGEPPTVADLDDLTYLEQVVTESMRLYPPVPGIVREPVEDDQVGDYRIPAGVTVSMSQHVVHRDPRWYDDPMAFRPERWTDEFRESLPRLAYFPFAAGPRRCVGDRFALLEARMVLAAILQEYHLELISSPALDLRPSITARPRNPVEMKIHERAGSRWDVSAGERDAEVPMD is encoded by the coding sequence ATGACTCAGCGAGCGCGCGGTCGGGCCCCTCCCGGTCCCGACGGTCTCCCGTTCATCGGCAGCCTCCCGGCGTTCGCGCGCGACCAGTTCGGCTTCGAGCGCCGGATGCACCGCGAGTACGGCGACGTGGTCCGGTGGAAGTTCCCCGGCGGGTGGACGTACCACCTCTCGAACCCCGACCACATCGAGCACGTGCTGGTCCGGAACAACCAGAACTACGTGAAGGGCGAGGCGTTCCAGGAGACGCTCGGCCCGGTACTGGGCAACGGCCTGCTCAACAGCGAGGGGGAGTTCTGGCGGCGCCAGCGCCACCTGGTCGAGCCCTCGTTCCACCCCGACCGCATCGCGACGTACGCCGAGATGATGGTCGACGCCACCGAGCGCACGACCGAGACGTGGCGCGACGCGGAGACCCGGGACGTCCACTCGGAGATGACCGCGCTGACGCTCGAGATCGTCGGACGGACGCTGTTCGGCGTCGACCTCAGCGACGAGTCCGAGCGGGTCGGCGCGGCCCTGGAGGTCGTGATGGCGGCCTCGGAGTTCTCGATGACCGACCTGCTGCCCGAGCAGGTGCCGACCCCGCAGCGCCGCCGCTTCGAGAAGGCGGTCGAGACCCTCGACCGGGTCGTCGCCCGCATCGTCGCCGAGCGCCGGCGGAACCCGACCGACGAGGACGTGGTGTCGATGCTGCTCTCGGCCCGCGACGAGTCGGGCGAGGCGATGTCCGACCGGCAGGTCCGCGACGAGGTGATGACCCTGCTGCTGGCGGGCCACGAGACCACCGCGCTCGCGCTCACGTTCACCTTCTTCCTGCTCGCCCAGCACGGCGGCGTCGAGCGCAAGCTTGTCGCGGAACTCGACGAGGAACTGGGCGGCGAGCCCCCGACGGTCGCGGACCTCGACGACCTAACATACCTCGAGCAGGTGGTCACCGAGTCGATGCGGCTCTATCCGCCCGTCCCGGGCATCGTCCGCGAACCGGTCGAGGACGACCAGGTCGGCGACTACCGGATTCCCGCTGGCGTGACCGTGAGCATGAGCCAGCACGTCGTCCACCGCGACCCGCGGTGGTACGACGACCCGATGGCGTTCCGCCCCGAGCGCTGGACCGACGAGTTCCGCGAGTCGCTGCCCCGGCTGGCGTACTTCCCGTTCGCGGCCGGGCCGCGCCGGTGCGTCGGCGACCGGTTCGCGCTGCTGGAGGCCCGGATGGTGCTCGCGGCCATCCTGCAGGAGTACCACCTCGAACTGATTTCGTCGCCCGCGCTCGACCTGCGACCCAGCATCACCGCCCGGCCGCGGAACCCCGTGGAGATGAAGATCCACGAGCGGGCTGGGAGCCGGTGGGACGTCTCGGCGGGCGAGCGCGACGCCGAGGTTCCGATGGACTGA
- the dps gene encoding DNA protection during starvation protein, giving the protein MADDERRHGSGSVEPGDTSKRVGMEALKERGLDPEELRERLIDAIGAEFSTYYYYTNLRMHLAGHEDYKEITEDARLEDRAHFELVAPRVYELGGSLPGDIGDFMGRASCPHAELPTAYEGDEPDEIGEDADAELILETLLEAERCAIRTWSEICDMTHGKDPRTYDMASRILQEEIEHEAWFVELLSMERDGEANPAGHFVRGEPGEAPYSTNRRINDSA; this is encoded by the coding sequence ATGGCAGACGACGAACGACGACACGGCTCAGGCAGCGTCGAACCGGGCGATACGAGTAAGCGAGTGGGAATGGAGGCACTCAAGGAGCGCGGCCTCGACCCGGAGGAGCTCCGGGAGCGACTCATCGACGCCATCGGCGCGGAGTTCAGCACGTACTACTACTACACCAACCTCCGGATGCACCTCGCCGGCCACGAGGACTACAAGGAGATAACCGAGGACGCGCGACTGGAGGACCGCGCGCACTTCGAGCTCGTCGCGCCGCGGGTGTACGAGCTCGGCGGCTCGCTCCCCGGCGACATCGGCGACTTCATGGGGCGGGCGTCGTGCCCGCACGCGGAGCTTCCGACGGCCTACGAGGGCGATGAGCCCGACGAGATCGGCGAGGACGCCGACGCCGAACTGATCCTGGAGACGCTCCTCGAGGCCGAGCGGTGCGCCATCCGGACCTGGTCGGAGATCTGCGACATGACCCACGGCAAGGACCCGCGGACCTACGACATGGCCAGCCGCATCCTCCAGGAGGAGATCGAGCACGAGGCGTGGTTCGTCGAGCTCCTCTCGATGGAGCGCGACGGCGAGGCCAACCCCGCGGGCCACTTCGTCCGCGGCGAACCCGGCGAGGCGCCGTACTCGACCAACCGCCGCATCAACGACTCCGCGTAA
- a CDS encoding 2Fe-2S iron-sulfur cluster-binding protein: MSSYSVAIEIPDDCDVEQAGETVEIEVPETEYVLAAARSEGVWLPADCQQGWCTTCAAELLEGEVDQSDAQRYFEEDEEAGMILPCTAKPESDLRIRACQYEEMLDHRAAHDRPPGRSKR, translated from the coding sequence GTGAGCAGCTACAGCGTCGCCATCGAGATTCCGGACGACTGCGACGTCGAGCAGGCCGGCGAGACCGTCGAGATCGAAGTGCCCGAGACCGAGTACGTCCTCGCGGCCGCCCGGAGCGAGGGCGTCTGGCTCCCGGCCGACTGCCAGCAGGGGTGGTGCACCACCTGCGCCGCCGAACTGCTGGAGGGCGAGGTCGACCAGTCGGACGCCCAGCGGTACTTCGAGGAGGACGAGGAGGCCGGCATGATACTGCCCTGCACCGCCAAACCCGAGTCCGACCTCCGGATTCGGGCCTGCCAGTACGAGGAGATGCTCGACCACCGCGCGGCCCACGACAGGCCGCCGGGTCGGTCGAAGCGCTGA
- a CDS encoding FAD-binding oxidoreductase → MAHDCSFLADLALDGEASFGDSARENHATDFGAEERDQGVTPDAVVWPESTADVSAVLAAANDRRVPVTPYAAGTSLEGNAVPARGGISLDLSRMDSVLEVRPDDFQVDVEPGVYGAAVDEAVASEGLFFPPLPSSGDISTIGGMIANDASGMKTVKYGEVSDWVLEVEAVLADGSVITAGSRAVKTSSGYNLKDVLVGSEGTLGVVTRATLELAGRPEQIRGARALFPTLDDAAAAVFDAVRSGVDVAKIELMDADSARMANAYTGTDLPDVPAVYLEFHANHGVEREIEFCRGVFGDHDAERFDVADEDEMDDLWAARKELAYAVQLWDPDLSALHPGDVTVPVSDYPEMVSYVKELADDRDLVVPCFGHAGDGNLHYTVLVDEDDEAQVEAGAEVYAATVEKAIEMGGTATGEHGIGLGKRKFLEAEHGAASVEAMRRLKRAFDPRDTLNPGKMFPETADGGRVRLADNAEVGGNTSARGVGDESAEADSVADPGGPAED, encoded by the coding sequence ATGGCACACGACTGCTCGTTCCTCGCGGACCTCGCCCTCGACGGCGAGGCGTCGTTCGGCGACTCGGCCCGCGAGAACCACGCGACCGACTTCGGCGCCGAGGAGCGCGACCAGGGCGTCACCCCCGACGCCGTGGTCTGGCCGGAATCGACCGCCGACGTGTCGGCCGTCCTCGCGGCCGCGAACGACCGGCGGGTCCCCGTCACGCCCTACGCGGCGGGGACGAGCCTGGAGGGCAACGCCGTGCCCGCCCGCGGCGGCATCAGCCTCGATCTGTCCCGGATGGATTCGGTGCTCGAGGTCCGCCCGGACGACTTCCAGGTCGACGTCGAACCCGGCGTCTACGGCGCGGCGGTCGACGAGGCGGTGGCCTCGGAGGGGCTGTTCTTCCCGCCGCTGCCCTCGTCGGGCGACATCTCGACAATCGGCGGGATGATAGCCAACGACGCCTCCGGCATGAAGACCGTCAAGTACGGCGAGGTGAGCGACTGGGTGTTGGAGGTGGAGGCGGTCCTCGCCGACGGCTCGGTGATAACGGCGGGTAGCAGGGCGGTCAAGACCTCCAGCGGCTACAACCTCAAGGACGTGCTCGTCGGGAGCGAGGGTACCCTCGGGGTCGTGACGCGCGCGACCCTCGAACTCGCGGGCCGGCCGGAGCAGATACGGGGCGCCCGCGCGCTCTTCCCGACGCTGGACGACGCGGCCGCGGCCGTCTTCGACGCGGTGCGCTCGGGCGTGGACGTGGCGAAGATCGAGCTCATGGACGCCGACTCGGCCCGGATGGCCAACGCGTACACGGGTACCGACCTGCCCGACGTGCCCGCGGTCTACCTGGAGTTCCACGCCAACCACGGCGTCGAGCGCGAGATCGAGTTCTGCCGCGGCGTGTTCGGCGACCACGACGCCGAGCGGTTCGACGTGGCCGACGAAGACGAGATGGACGACCTCTGGGCGGCCCGCAAGGAGCTGGCCTACGCGGTCCAGCTCTGGGACCCCGACCTGTCGGCGCTCCACCCCGGCGACGTGACCGTCCCCGTCAGCGACTACCCCGAGATGGTGTCGTACGTCAAGGAACTCGCCGACGACCGCGACCTGGTGGTCCCGTGCTTCGGCCACGCGGGTGACGGCAACCTCCACTACACGGTGCTGGTCGACGAGGACGACGAGGCCCAGGTCGAAGCCGGCGCCGAGGTGTACGCGGCCACCGTCGAGAAGGCCATCGAGATGGGCGGCACCGCGACCGGCGAGCACGGCATCGGGCTCGGCAAGCGGAAGTTCCTGGAGGCCGAGCACGGCGCCGCGTCGGTCGAGGCGATGCGCCGGCTCAAGCGCGCGTTCGACCCGCGAGACACGCTGAATCCGGGCAAGATGTTCCCCGAGACCGCGGACGGCGGTCGGGTTCGCCTCGCAGACAACGCGGAAGTGGGTGGGAATACGTCGGCGCGCGGGGTCGGGGACGAGTCCGCGGAAGCCGACTCGGTCGCCGACCCCGGCGGCCCCGCCGAGGACTGA